In Callospermophilus lateralis isolate mCalLat2 chromosome 18, mCalLat2.hap1, whole genome shotgun sequence, one DNA window encodes the following:
- the Tmem170a gene encoding transmembrane protein 170A isoform X3 — protein MWYGVFLWALVSSLFFHVPAGLLALFTLRHHKYGRFMSVSILLMGIVGPITAGILTSAAIAGVYRAAGKEMIPFEALTLGTGQTFCVVVVSFLRILATL, from the exons ATGTGGTATGGTGTGTTCCTGTGGGCACTGGTGTCCTCCCTCTTCTTTCATGTCCCCGCTGGATTACTGGCCCTCTTCACCCTCAGACATCACAAATATGGTAGGTTCATGTCTGTAAGCATCCTGTTGATGGGCATCGTGGGACCAATTACTGCTGGAATCTTGACAA GTGCAGCAATTGCTGGAGTTTACCGAGCAGCAGGGAAGGAGATGATACCGTTTGAAGCCTTGACCTTGGGCACTGGACAGACATTCTGTGTGGTGGTGGTCTCCTTTTTACGGATTTTAGCTACTCTATAG